The Quercus robur chromosome 7, dhQueRobu3.1, whole genome shotgun sequence genome has a segment encoding these proteins:
- the LOC126693378 gene encoding F-box protein At2g26160-like isoform X1, which produces MMKSVGDLPSLDVSNSNSSSPRRPRSETNQAPAPSWDELPADMICEIAKLLPNFVDIKSLLTVCKQWNSVSPEITRPSFPLPFPLLMLSKTLNTNWRSFFNLCDSKRYRLELSTFGGKRCWGSPYGWVVLLDPNSNAHLEHLGKGRQIILPSLNTIRTLAATEEWFRLIHKFIIFKQPSHESSFLVIAIFGPENSLAFVRVGEGAALNGRGQDEWVLVANPDEFKFKDVTCFNDQIYGLCDNGTLVRVELDAEVQVVSPQPEDVWEPQKLYLVELFGNLFGVFRHGYYYPLKRRYETASFSVYKFNFDTPSWVEVRNGRGLEDHAVFVGDGNSWCCPTITISSSSKRIYFTDDNWDWQMCPGGEYGGCDVGVFDMKTREIQPLPFGEDNPSSYSRPIWVTTTMRLY; this is translated from the coding sequence AAACCAATCAAGCTCCAGCTCCTAGTTGGGATGAACTCCCAGCAGATATGATCTGTGAAATTGCAAAGCTACTACCTAATTTTGTGGATATTAAATCGTTGCTAACTGTTTGCAAACAATGGAATTCTGTCAGTCCAGAAATTACAAGGCCTTCATTCCCATTGCCATTCCCATTGCTTATGCTTTCCAAGACATTAAACACCAATTGGCGAAGTTTCTTTAATCTCTGCGACAGCAAACGCTATAGATTAGAACTATCTACATTCGGAGGAAAACGTTGTTGGGGATCTCCATATGGTTGGGTTGTATTACTGGATCCTAATTCTAATGCTCACCTTGAACACCTTGGCAAAGGAAGACAGATCATTCTTCCATCACTAAACACAATTCGAACACTGGCTGCTACAGAAGAGTGGTTTCGCCTTAtacacaaattcattatttttaagcAACCTTCCCATGAGTCATCTTTCCTTGTCATAGCAATTTTCGGCCCTGAGAATAGCTTGGCTTTTGTGAGAGTGGGAGAAGGAGCAGCTTTGAATGGAAGAGGACAAGATGAGTGGGTTCTTGTTGCCAATCCAGATGAATTCAAATTCAAGGATGTTACATGTTTTAATGATCAAATATATGGACTTTGTGACAATGGCACACTCGTGCGCGTTGAACTAGATGCTGAGGTACAAGTTGTTTCTCCTCAACCAGAAGATGTATGGGAACCCCAGAAACTATATTTGGTGGAGTTATTTGGAAatctttttggggtttttcgTCATGGATATTATTATCCTTTGAAGAGGAGGTATGAGACCGCGTCTTTTTCGGTCTACAAGTTCAACTTCGATACACCATCTTGGGTAGAAGTGAGAAATGGGAGAGGCTTGGAAGATCATGCTGTCTTTGTTGGTGATGGCAACTCCTGGTGCTGTCCTACAATCACCATATCTAGCAGTAGTAAAAGAATCTACTTCACAGACGACAATTGGGATTGGCAAATGTGCCCAGGAGGTGAATATGGAGGATGTGATGTTGGAGTGTTTGACATGAAAACTAGAGAAATTCAACCCCTTCCATTCGGTGAGGACAACCCTTCTTCCTATTCTCGACCCATTTGGGTTACAACTACTATGCGATTGTATTAg
- the LOC126693378 gene encoding uncharacterized protein LOC126693378 isoform X2: MICEIAKLLPNFVDIKSLLTVCKQWNSVSPEITRPSFPLPFPLLMLSKTLNTNWRSFFNLCDSKRYRLELSTFGGKRCWGSPYGWVVLLDPNSNAHLEHLGKGRQIILPSLNTIRTLAATEEWFRLIHKFIIFKQPSHESSFLVIAIFGPENSLAFVRVGEGAALNGRGQDEWVLVANPDEFKFKDVTCFNDQIYGLCDNGTLVRVELDAEVQVVSPQPEDVWEPQKLYLVELFGNLFGVFRHGYYYPLKRRYETASFSVYKFNFDTPSWVEVRNGRGLEDHAVFVGDGNSWCCPTITISSSSKRIYFTDDNWDWQMCPGGEYGGCDVGVFDMKTREIQPLPFGEDNPSSYSRPIWVTTTMRLY, encoded by the coding sequence ATGATCTGTGAAATTGCAAAGCTACTACCTAATTTTGTGGATATTAAATCGTTGCTAACTGTTTGCAAACAATGGAATTCTGTCAGTCCAGAAATTACAAGGCCTTCATTCCCATTGCCATTCCCATTGCTTATGCTTTCCAAGACATTAAACACCAATTGGCGAAGTTTCTTTAATCTCTGCGACAGCAAACGCTATAGATTAGAACTATCTACATTCGGAGGAAAACGTTGTTGGGGATCTCCATATGGTTGGGTTGTATTACTGGATCCTAATTCTAATGCTCACCTTGAACACCTTGGCAAAGGAAGACAGATCATTCTTCCATCACTAAACACAATTCGAACACTGGCTGCTACAGAAGAGTGGTTTCGCCTTAtacacaaattcattatttttaagcAACCTTCCCATGAGTCATCTTTCCTTGTCATAGCAATTTTCGGCCCTGAGAATAGCTTGGCTTTTGTGAGAGTGGGAGAAGGAGCAGCTTTGAATGGAAGAGGACAAGATGAGTGGGTTCTTGTTGCCAATCCAGATGAATTCAAATTCAAGGATGTTACATGTTTTAATGATCAAATATATGGACTTTGTGACAATGGCACACTCGTGCGCGTTGAACTAGATGCTGAGGTACAAGTTGTTTCTCCTCAACCAGAAGATGTATGGGAACCCCAGAAACTATATTTGGTGGAGTTATTTGGAAatctttttggggtttttcgTCATGGATATTATTATCCTTTGAAGAGGAGGTATGAGACCGCGTCTTTTTCGGTCTACAAGTTCAACTTCGATACACCATCTTGGGTAGAAGTGAGAAATGGGAGAGGCTTGGAAGATCATGCTGTCTTTGTTGGTGATGGCAACTCCTGGTGCTGTCCTACAATCACCATATCTAGCAGTAGTAAAAGAATCTACTTCACAGACGACAATTGGGATTGGCAAATGTGCCCAGGAGGTGAATATGGAGGATGTGATGTTGGAGTGTTTGACATGAAAACTAGAGAAATTCAACCCCTTCCATTCGGTGAGGACAACCCTTCTTCCTATTCTCGACCCATTTGGGTTACAACTACTATGCGATTGTATTAg